TACAGAGCTATTTGAAAATATTTTAGATGAAAATTTATTGATGACTAAGATAATTGAAAAAATCAAAAATATGTTGCATGCACAATGTGTCGTTTTTTGGAAAAATGAAGGAAATAAATTGATTTTAAAAGAAAAAATCGGATTTGATAATATAGAAGAAATTTTAGAAGAAAGAAATACTTTAGAAGGTTTATCTAAATTACGAAAAAAACCATTTTTAGTTGTTGGTAAAAAAAGATTTGAGAAATTTTTTGTTCCAATAAAAACTGATCTTTTATCTGCTATATATGCACCGATTATTATAGATAATATAGATTATGGCGTAATAGGCGTTTATAATAGAGAAGAGGGTTATGGGTTTAGGCCATATAAACATTTTGACAATTTTGATTTAGCTTCTTTAAGGAATATAACAAGAAGACTTAGCTTAGCTCTTAGTAGAATTTATTTATACGACAAACTAAAAGATGAGATAGAAAAATTAATATCATTAAAGAAAAATCATGAAAATCTTATAAACACACAAAGAGAACACTTAGACAAACTAAATTCATTACATAAAATTAGTCAAGCTGTTAGGTCTACTTTTGATAAAATAAATGCTATAAAAATTATGTTAATGGGATTAACTAGTGTAAGAGGTTTAAAGTTTAATAGAGCATTATATTTAGAAAGAGATAGAATAAAAGGAGTTTTAATTCCTAAAATATGGATTGGACCTTCTGACGATGAAGATGTTGATACTATTTGGAAAGAAGCAAATAAAAGAGCATTAAAATATGGGGACATTGTTCAATATTTAAGAGAAGAAGCTATACAACTACCAACGGATAATAAATTAACACAAAATGTAAAAAATAAAATTATAGTATATAAAGGACAACCAATTTTAGAAAGAGCAGTTACAAAAAAACATATTGTACACGTTGTACCTCAAATGATTAAATTTAAAAATGATGAGCTTCAATACTTATATGACATTATTAAATACGATGAATTTGTAATAATTCCAATAACTGGAAAATGGGAAACAAAAGGTATAGTTATAGCTGATAATAAATTCAATAAAAAGGAAATTACTCCTGTCGATATTGAAATATTAAGATTGTTTCAAGATAGTATAGGACTTTCTATTGAAACAATTGAAAATTACGAAGAATTAAAAGAAAAAACTAAATATTTAGAGGAACAAAAAAATTTAATAGAATTTTATAGAAGATTTAATGAAAATATTTTGCAAAATTTATCACATGCTATAATTGTTATAGATAGAAAAGGTAAAATAATCGAATGGAATAAAAAAGCAGAATTATTTTTTGAGAAAAGCAGAGAACAAGTAGTTGGTGAAAGTTCAGAAATTTTAAGAGATAAACTTGGTATAGATGTTATAAACTCTATAGAAAGTATTTTCTTTACACGAGAAGAAATGAAAATGCCAAAATATATCATTAGAAATGATAACAATGAAAAGGTATTCGATATACAACTTTCACCTTTATGGAATAGAGATTTAGATGTAATCGAAGGAGTTATAGTTACCTTTGATGATGTTACTGAAACCTATGAAATGGAAAGAGAAATAGCCAAAAGAGAAAAATTAGCAGCTATTGGTGAAATGACAGCAAGAGTTGCTCATGAAATCAAAAACCCTTTAACTATTATTGGTGGATTTGTCAATAGAATGATGAAAAAATTAGATGATCCAGAAAAAATAAAACAATATTCTTCTATAATAAAAGATGAATTAACTAGATTGGAAAGTATTGTTTCAGAAATACTGGAATTTAGTAGAGGAAGTAGAATCCCAGTCTTTGAATTTGTAGATATTAACTCGCTAATAGATGAAATAATATTAATGTTTCAAGATTTTCTATACCAAAAGAGAATAGAGTTGAAATTCGAAAAAATGTTTGATAAAATAGATGTAAAATGTGATAGAAGTAGGGTAAAGCAAGTATTGATTAATTTAATAAAAAATGCTATTGAAGCTGTTAATGAGGATAATTATATATATATATATACCGGAACTGAAAATGGATATGTTTATTTTCAAATTGAAAATAATGGAGAGCCTATTCCAGAAGAAAAACAAAACAGAATTTTTTCACCTTTTTTCACTACAAAAATACAAGGTACCGGCTTAGGACTACCTATTTGTAAAAAAATAATAGAAGAAGAACATAAAGGTAAACTTTATTTAGTAAAATCTGATGAACAATCAACCATCTTTAGATTTGAATTACCATTAAATTAACTTTGGGAGGGGTTATTATGGCAAGGATATTAATTGTTGATGATGAGGATAATATTAGACTTCTTTTAAAAGAAGAATTAGAGGATATTGGTTATGAAGTTATTGAAGCAAATTGTGCCAAGAAAGCTTTGGAAATATTATCAAATGATCAGAATTTTGATATTATTTCTTTAGATATTGAAATGCCTGAAATGAACGGATTGGAATTAGCTGCAGAGATAAGAAAAAAATATCCTAATAAAAAAATTATTTTAATGACCGCATATAGTCATTATAAAAGTGATATGGCATCATGGGCAGCAGATGCTTATGTAGTAAAATCATTGGATTTAACAGAATTTAAAGATACAATAAATAGATTATTGCAATTATAACTACTTGGAGGTGCTTTACATTGGATTATAAAGATACGTTAAATTTGCCAAATACGCCTTTTAAAATGAAGGCAAATTTAAAAACAAAAGAACCTGAAACTTTAAAGAAATGGGAAATTTTAAATTTAGAACATTATGTAAGAAAAGAGAGAGAAAAGGCCCCAACATATATATTGCACGATGGACCTCCATATGCAAATGGTCATATTCATTTAGGTCATGCCTTGAATAAAGTATTAAAAGATATAGTAATAAAATATAAAACAATGCAAGGATATAATGCACCATATGTTCCTGGTTGGGATACACATGGTCTTCCTATTGAACACAAAGTTACTACAGATTTAGGCGAAAAAGCAAAACAAATGTCAAAATTAGAAATAAGAAAATTATGTGAAGAATATGCATTAAATTATGTAAATATTCAAAAAGAAGAATTTAAAAGATTAGGCGTTAGAGGTGACTGGGAAAATCCATATGTTACTTTAAAACCTGAATATGAAGCTAAAGTTCTTGAAATATTAAAGAAAATGGTTGAAGATGGAAATGTATTTAGAAATAAGAAACCTATATATTGGTGCCCAAGTTGTGAAACTGCTTTAGCTGAAGCTGAAATAGAATATCATGATCATACATCACATTCAATATATGTAAAATTTGAAATGACTGATGATCCAAATACATTTGTAGTTATTTGGACAACTACACCATGGACTTTACCTGCTAATGTTGCTATAGCAGTTCATCCAGATTTTGACTATGTAAAGGTAAAGGTTGGAGAAGAAAACTGGATTTTAGCAAAAGGATTATTAGATAATTTGTTAAAAGCAGCAGAAATTAAAGAATATGAAATAGTTGAAGAATTTAAAGGTAAAGACTTAGAATACAAAAAGACAAAACATCCTTTCATGGATAGAGAATCAATATTAGTATTAGCAGATTATGTAACACTTGAAGACGGTACAGGTTGTGTTCATACAGCACCTGGACATGGTGCTGAAGATTATCAAACAGGATTAAAATATAATCTACCTATATTATCTCCTGTAAATCATGAAGGTATATTTACAGATGAAGCTGGAAAATATAAGGGATTGCATATTTGGAAAGGTAATAAAATTATAATAAATGATTTAAAAGAATCAGGGCATTTAATTGCTCAATCAGATATAAGACATTCTTATCCTCATTGCTGGAGATGTAAAAATCCTGTTATTTTCAGAGCAACAGAACAATGGTTTATTTCTGTAGACAAAAATAATTTGAGAGAGAAAGCTTTAGAAGAGATAAAAAAAGTAAATTGGGTTCCTGATTGGGGAGAAAATAGAATTACTGCAATGGTTCAAGATAGGCCTGATTGGTGTATTTCTAGACAAAGAGCCTGGGGAATTCCTATTCCAGCATTATATTGTGAAGATTGTGGAGAAACTTATTTAGATCCAAAAGTATTAGAAAATGTTATAAACATTGTCGAAAAAGAAGGAACAAATGCATGGTATGAAAGACCTGTTGAAGATTTCTTACCAGAAGGATATAAATGTCCTAAATGCGGCGGAACTCATTTCAAAAAAGAAGAAGATATATTAGATGTTTGGATTGATTCTGGTTCATCTTGGGATGCTGTAGTTAATGTTAGAAAAGATTTAAATAAATATCCAGTTGATTTATATTTAGAAGGAACTGATCAACATAGAGGATGGTTCCAAAGCTCTTTATTCTTATCTGTAGCTAAAAATGGAATAGCTCCATATGAAACAGTATTAACCCATGGATTTATTAAGGATAAAGATGGAAAGAAAATGTCCAAATCACTAGGAAATGTAATTAGCCCATTTGATGTTATTGACCAATACGGTGCTGATATATTAAGATTATGGGTAGCTTCAAGTGATTATAGAGGTGATATTAGAGTATCATTTGATATATTAAAACAACAAACAGAGGTATATAGAAAATATAGAAATACAATTAGATTCTTATTAGGTAATACATCTGACTTTAATCCTGAAACAGATTCAGTTCCATATGAAGAAATGGAAGAATTAGATAAATGGGCATTAATGAAAGTCCATCAATTAATACAAAAAGTTACAGAAGCATATGAAAATTATGAATTTTTCAGGGTTCATCATTTAATAAACAATTTCTGTACAGTTGAAATGAGTTCAATATATTTAGATATTATAAAAGATAGAGTTTATACCGAATTGCCAAAGTCAAGACTAAGAAGATCTGCACAAACAGTAATGTATGAAACATTAGTTACATTGACAAAATTAATGGTTCCGCTATTAGCTTTTACAACAGAAGAAATATATTCTTATTTACCAACAAAAAAATATGAAACTGTACAATTAGAAGAATGGCCTAAAGTAAATGAAAAATATTTTGATAATGATTTAGAAGAAAAATGGAATAAAATTTTCCAATTAAGAGAAGATGTTACAAAAGCATTAGAAGAAAAACGAAGAGAAAAATTTATAGGTCATCCATTAGATGCTAAAATTATTGTAGAACCCAAATCAGAAGAATTAAAAGAAATTTTAAACTCATATGACCCATATTTCATTGCAGATTTATTTATCACTTCTCAATTTGAATTAGGTACTGTTGAAGATGGTTATAATGGAGAATATGCAAAAGTTAAAGTTGTTAAAGCCGAAGGAGAAAAATGTGAACGATGTTGGAAGATTCATCCGGAAGTTGGTAATAATGAAAAATATCCAGATGCTTGTCCAAGATGTGCAAGTGTATTAGAACAATTATAATATTATGATTTAATAAATTAGGTGCGATAACCGCACCTAATTTATTTTTATATTTTTACAAAATAACTTTTTGGATGATTACATGCAGGACATTTTTCAGGAGGATAATATCCTTCAACTATATAGCCACATTTCTCGCA
The window above is part of the Marinitoga sp. 38H-ov genome. Proteins encoded here:
- a CDS encoding ATP-binding protein; translation: MLNELLKKFSIENPSNLLKVVLNDTAKNLSKKFNRNIYIFIHEPTRELLKLLGASVECNAINKLKIYFSDNKKLYENLINNKVSEITLENLEELNCLNLNKLFLIPIISNNSLIGAFGVSDNFNENELNYFLEETESYGILLKLTMEFLVLEETRDRLEYIDEITELFENILDENLLMTKIIEKIKNMLHAQCVVFWKNEGNKLILKEKIGFDNIEEILEERNTLEGLSKLRKKPFLVVGKKRFEKFFVPIKTDLLSAIYAPIIIDNIDYGVIGVYNREEGYGFRPYKHFDNFDLASLRNITRRLSLALSRIYLYDKLKDEIEKLISLKKNHENLINTQREHLDKLNSLHKISQAVRSTFDKINAIKIMLMGLTSVRGLKFNRALYLERDRIKGVLIPKIWIGPSDDEDVDTIWKEANKRALKYGDIVQYLREEAIQLPTDNKLTQNVKNKIIVYKGQPILERAVTKKHIVHVVPQMIKFKNDELQYLYDIIKYDEFVIIPITGKWETKGIVIADNKFNKKEITPVDIEILRLFQDSIGLSIETIENYEELKEKTKYLEEQKNLIEFYRRFNENILQNLSHAIIVIDRKGKIIEWNKKAELFFEKSREQVVGESSEILRDKLGIDVINSIESIFFTREEMKMPKYIIRNDNNEKVFDIQLSPLWNRDLDVIEGVIVTFDDVTETYEMEREIAKREKLAAIGEMTARVAHEIKNPLTIIGGFVNRMMKKLDDPEKIKQYSSIIKDELTRLESIVSEILEFSRGSRIPVFEFVDINSLIDEIILMFQDFLYQKRIELKFEKMFDKIDVKCDRSRVKQVLINLIKNAIEAVNEDNYIYIYTGTENGYVYFQIENNGEPIPEEKQNRIFSPFFTTKIQGTGLGLPICKKIIEEEHKGKLYLVKSDEQSTIFRFELPLN
- a CDS encoding response regulator produces the protein MARILIVDDEDNIRLLLKEELEDIGYEVIEANCAKKALEILSNDQNFDIISLDIEMPEMNGLELAAEIRKKYPNKKIILMTAYSHYKSDMASWAADAYVVKSLDLTEFKDTINRLLQL
- the ileS gene encoding isoleucine--tRNA ligase, with amino-acid sequence MDYKDTLNLPNTPFKMKANLKTKEPETLKKWEILNLEHYVRKEREKAPTYILHDGPPYANGHIHLGHALNKVLKDIVIKYKTMQGYNAPYVPGWDTHGLPIEHKVTTDLGEKAKQMSKLEIRKLCEEYALNYVNIQKEEFKRLGVRGDWENPYVTLKPEYEAKVLEILKKMVEDGNVFRNKKPIYWCPSCETALAEAEIEYHDHTSHSIYVKFEMTDDPNTFVVIWTTTPWTLPANVAIAVHPDFDYVKVKVGEENWILAKGLLDNLLKAAEIKEYEIVEEFKGKDLEYKKTKHPFMDRESILVLADYVTLEDGTGCVHTAPGHGAEDYQTGLKYNLPILSPVNHEGIFTDEAGKYKGLHIWKGNKIIINDLKESGHLIAQSDIRHSYPHCWRCKNPVIFRATEQWFISVDKNNLREKALEEIKKVNWVPDWGENRITAMVQDRPDWCISRQRAWGIPIPALYCEDCGETYLDPKVLENVINIVEKEGTNAWYERPVEDFLPEGYKCPKCGGTHFKKEEDILDVWIDSGSSWDAVVNVRKDLNKYPVDLYLEGTDQHRGWFQSSLFLSVAKNGIAPYETVLTHGFIKDKDGKKMSKSLGNVISPFDVIDQYGADILRLWVASSDYRGDIRVSFDILKQQTEVYRKYRNTIRFLLGNTSDFNPETDSVPYEEMEELDKWALMKVHQLIQKVTEAYENYEFFRVHHLINNFCTVEMSSIYLDIIKDRVYTELPKSRLRRSAQTVMYETLVTLTKLMVPLLAFTTEEIYSYLPTKKYETVQLEEWPKVNEKYFDNDLEEKWNKIFQLREDVTKALEEKRREKFIGHPLDAKIIVEPKSEELKEILNSYDPYFIADLFITSQFELGTVEDGYNGEYAKVKVVKAEGEKCERCWKIHPEVGNNEKYPDACPRCASVLEQL